A region of Salinibacter sp. 10B DNA encodes the following proteins:
- a CDS encoding TRAP transporter small permease, protein MTLEQVTNVVDQGLRGLLVVLMSMAVLNVLWQVFTRFVISAPSGFTEELARYLLIWVGILGSGYAAGKRSHLALELLPEKLEGRRHHRLQIVIEVCIFTFAVVVMGAGGVRLVYLLLLSGQTSSSLNILVGYVYAAVPLSGLVIAFYSVVHIIEEARALRALPGENPDPEVTPPNA, encoded by the coding sequence ATGACTCTTGAACAGGTGACGAACGTGGTCGACCAAGGACTGAGGGGCCTCCTCGTCGTGTTGATGAGCATGGCCGTCCTGAATGTTCTCTGGCAGGTCTTTACCCGCTTCGTGATTAGTGCCCCCAGTGGCTTCACCGAGGAACTGGCCCGGTATCTTTTGATCTGGGTTGGCATTCTCGGGTCTGGTTACGCTGCGGGGAAGCGCAGCCACCTTGCCCTTGAACTTCTACCCGAAAAGCTGGAGGGACGCCGGCACCATCGGCTTCAGATCGTCATTGAGGTGTGCATTTTCACCTTTGCTGTCGTCGTGATGGGGGCCGGCGGGGTTCGTCTCGTGTACCTCCTGCTTCTTTCGGGACAGACCTCCTCGTCCCTCAACATTCTGGTCGGCTACGTCTACGCGGCGGTGCCACTCTCCGGCCTCGTCATTGCGTTTTACAGTGTCGTGCACATAATCGAGGAGGCACGAGCACTGCGTGCGCTGCCTGGCGAAAATCCCGACCCAGAGGTCACTCCTCCAAACGCGTAG
- a CDS encoding TRAP transporter substrate-binding protein, which yields MDSALLPSLRRFSAVPLGGLLLGLLLFTGCGSEADTTTLRLGHGMAPAHPVSKGMRYFAHTVDSLSDGKMNVEIYPSEQLGTERQCLELLQIGSLDMAKVSSAVLEGFSRDYRVFGLPYVFRNDKHRFNVLEGEIGREILLSGQDVWLRGLTYYDAGSRSFYTADTPIREPADLKGLKIRVQQSPVAIQMVQELGAQATPISFGELYTALQQGVVEGAENNPPSLHSTRHYELVDYYSLDQHTSPPDVLLISTHTWEDLTEQQRSWVQTAADASLQKQKAYWAQAEREAMKVVKEAGVEIVRPDKSKFVEAVQPLYEQYRKNQPRVYELFQRIRNLHSSDDS from the coding sequence ATGGACTCTGCGTTGCTACCGTCGCTTCGCCGGTTTTCGGCCGTGCCCCTCGGGGGCCTTCTCCTCGGGCTTCTGCTTTTCACGGGATGCGGTTCTGAGGCAGACACGACCACCCTTCGGCTGGGACACGGCATGGCCCCGGCCCACCCCGTCAGCAAGGGAATGCGGTACTTCGCCCACACGGTGGATAGCCTTTCGGACGGGAAGATGAACGTGGAAATCTATCCAAGCGAGCAGCTGGGCACCGAGCGGCAATGCCTGGAGCTGCTGCAGATCGGCAGCCTGGACATGGCCAAGGTGTCCTCGGCCGTCCTTGAAGGGTTCAGTCGCGACTATCGGGTGTTCGGCTTGCCCTACGTCTTCCGAAATGATAAGCACCGGTTCAACGTGCTCGAAGGCGAAATCGGACGCGAGATCCTGCTGTCGGGACAGGACGTGTGGCTTCGAGGCCTCACGTACTACGACGCTGGAAGCCGGAGCTTCTACACCGCCGACACTCCGATCCGCGAGCCCGCCGATCTGAAGGGCCTTAAGATTCGCGTCCAGCAGAGCCCCGTGGCGATCCAGATGGTGCAGGAGCTTGGGGCTCAGGCCACTCCGATTTCCTTCGGCGAGCTCTACACGGCCCTGCAGCAGGGGGTTGTGGAAGGGGCCGAGAACAATCCCCCGAGCTTGCACTCGACTCGCCACTACGAGCTGGTCGACTATTACTCTCTCGACCAACACACCTCTCCCCCGGACGTGCTGCTCATCAGCACCCACACCTGGGAGGATCTCACCGAACAGCAACGCTCGTGGGTGCAGACCGCCGCCGACGCCTCCCTGCAGAAGCAGAAAGCGTACTGGGCCCAGGCCGAAAGGGAGGCAATGAAGGTGGTGAAGGAAGCAGGGGTCGAGATTGTCCGCCCGGACAAGTCGAAGTTCGTCGAGGCCGTGCAGCCTCTTTACGAACAGTACCGCAAAAATCAGCCCCGCGTCTACGAGCTCTTCCAGCGCATTCGAAATCTACACTCGTCCGATGACTCTTGA
- a CDS encoding TIM barrel protein — translation MSLQDLRAQANARSPDELVEHLKSFELDLEFTAGIWFFTQVDSRFHDHYKEARSIEERLDIAASLKDYGLVGLEAHYPNEINEDNVELWKDFQEDTGIELVTTIPLLFYDQQFEFGSLSNPDEEVRQNAIERTKRTFRIGKEVDTDFSVIWPGIDGYENPFGIDLAAMRTRFEEGLAEALDAVPGTRVAFEPKPYEPRGHILYGLTPEGNLLGRNVEAMLTADENRRLLDEGHKLVCMNPEIGHVHMGYEDLPYALSWPLSEGRLAHTHWNSQPLGNYDQDLNVGTISPEQMEAGLYTLKMHGYDGRFGIDINPERQPVDVALKISMDALRAAKERINGLDHERIIEATTNPSENRGFIEAYLARERAPEGADLPALDETLQTATDRTSS, via the coding sequence ATGTCTCTCCAGGATCTTCGTGCCCAGGCCAACGCCCGCTCGCCCGACGAGCTAGTGGAGCATCTCAAGAGCTTTGAGCTCGATCTCGAGTTTACCGCTGGGATCTGGTTCTTTACCCAGGTAGATTCCCGGTTCCACGATCACTACAAGGAGGCCCGTTCCATTGAGGAGCGCCTCGACATTGCAGCGTCGCTGAAGGACTACGGCCTCGTCGGACTTGAGGCACACTACCCGAACGAAATCAACGAGGACAACGTCGAGCTCTGGAAGGATTTTCAGGAGGACACGGGCATTGAGCTCGTGACGACGATCCCCCTTCTTTTCTACGACCAGCAGTTCGAGTTTGGCTCCCTTTCGAATCCAGACGAGGAGGTTCGCCAGAATGCCATCGAGCGGACGAAGCGGACCTTTCGGATCGGGAAAGAGGTGGACACCGACTTTTCCGTGATCTGGCCGGGCATCGACGGGTACGAAAATCCGTTCGGCATCGACCTGGCGGCCATGCGGACCCGCTTCGAGGAGGGGCTGGCCGAGGCCCTGGACGCCGTGCCGGGCACGCGGGTAGCGTTTGAGCCGAAGCCGTACGAGCCGCGCGGACACATTCTCTATGGTCTCACCCCCGAAGGCAACCTTCTCGGCCGCAACGTGGAGGCAATGCTGACGGCTGATGAGAATCGGCGTCTGCTGGACGAGGGGCACAAGCTCGTCTGTATGAACCCGGAGATCGGACACGTGCACATGGGCTACGAGGATCTGCCGTACGCTCTCTCCTGGCCGCTGTCGGAGGGCCGCCTCGCGCACACGCACTGGAATAGCCAGCCGCTCGGCAACTACGACCAGGATCTTAACGTGGGCACCATCTCGCCGGAGCAGATGGAGGCGGGGCTTTACACGCTCAAGATGCACGGCTACGACGGCCGCTTCGGCATCGACATCAACCCGGAGCGCCAGCCGGTGGACGTGGCGCTCAAGATCTCGATGGATGCGTTGCGGGCCGCAAAAGAACGTATCAACGGCCTCGACCACGAGCGCATCATCGAGGCCACGACGAACCCGAGCGAGAATCGAGGCTTCATCGAGGCCTATCTGGCGCGTGAGCGGGCACCGGAAGGGGCGGATCTGCCGGCACTCGACGAGACGCTCCAGACGGCGACGGACCGCACTTCGAGTTAG
- a CDS encoding YggS family pyridoxal phosphate-dependent enzyme produces MNQIPEATPEIQEQIRPEAVANRVQSVRERIAKACERAGRSPDEITIVGISKTFPMQAVESGKAAGIDHFGENRARQLRDKARTRPGRFKAGDVVWHMVGHLQTNKAKFVARHADWFDALDSLHLAEELDERAAKNNRVLPCLVQVNVTGEEQKYGLDPAEVHDVLDQCAQFEYLAIKGLMAMASFVDDSEQVRDEFRRVRSLFETYDPTGNPRVEMTELSIGMSNDFEIAVEEGSTMVRIGSAIFGPRDYD; encoded by the coding sequence ATGAACCAGATTCCGGAGGCCACCCCGGAGATCCAGGAACAGATTCGCCCCGAGGCGGTCGCCAACCGGGTGCAGTCCGTGCGGGAACGCATAGCAAAAGCCTGTGAGCGTGCCGGACGGTCGCCCGACGAGATTACCATCGTTGGCATTTCGAAGACATTTCCCATGCAGGCCGTCGAATCAGGAAAAGCAGCGGGGATTGATCATTTTGGAGAGAATCGGGCACGGCAGTTGCGGGATAAGGCACGGACGCGGCCCGGTCGGTTCAAGGCGGGGGACGTGGTCTGGCACATGGTGGGCCACCTCCAGACGAACAAAGCCAAGTTTGTGGCGCGCCATGCCGACTGGTTCGATGCCCTCGACAGTTTGCATCTGGCTGAGGAGCTCGATGAGCGGGCGGCCAAGAACAATCGCGTGCTTCCCTGTCTTGTACAGGTTAACGTGACGGGCGAGGAGCAGAAGTACGGCCTTGATCCGGCAGAGGTGCACGATGTCCTAGACCAATGTGCACAGTTCGAGTACTTGGCCATCAAAGGCCTTATGGCCATGGCCTCGTTCGTCGACGATTCCGAACAGGTGCGAGACGAATTTCGACGGGTTCGATCGCTTTTTGAGACCTACGATCCGACCGGCAACCCCCGTGTGGAGATGACGGAACTCTCCATTGGCATGAGCAATGATTTCGAGATTGCCGTCGAGGAAGGAAGCACAATGGTACGAATTGGAAGTGCTATCTTTGGGCCGCGCGACTACGATTAA